One Triticum dicoccoides isolate Atlit2015 ecotype Zavitan chromosome 4B, WEW_v2.0, whole genome shotgun sequence genomic window carries:
- the LOC119295390 gene encoding probable LRR receptor-like serine/threonine-protein kinase RKF3: MSRRLSLLLVFSILFPATLLAQPPTPPQQCPLNFTALRPFLAPPLPSDDASRCAFALQSVRLLLSLHLAATGSFLIPSSSSCLPPLRDALPFPLPPPDACGLAGIDALLSAPGCANISTRADFDARVPASARRDINASCYRELGAVPVCTTCTTSLSKTAAAYLLPGSPDGGNNVTGCVQYPFIYTGAAASLRGPDDPDTADCLYLLKANSQPSKGSGAPAWLYGVVFGCVAFVLLVAAAAGSCFFVWRRRRRAAATALAADSRSKRSHAMESITASTTLLKFTYDDIKMATGSFARDSIIGRGGFGNVYKGVLPDGAEVAVKRFKNCSAAGDAAFAHEVEVVASVRHVNLVALRGYCIAATQREGHQRMIVCDLMHNGSLHDHLFGAGECLMAWPVRQRIAIGMARGLSYLHRGTQPAIIHRDIKASNILLDDDFEAKVADFGLAKFAPEGMTHVSTRVAGTMGYVAPEYALYGQLTEKSDVYSFGVVLLELMSGKRAFMSLSEGESFVLADWAWSLVRRGKTLDVIQEGMAEPGPTKVMEKYVLVAALCTHPQLHARPTMEQVVKILEADSAPGPLIIPDRPLPVVANLADIERSVSSSTGSGQLFSPSGFRSFIHRDEDATPESPKET; encoded by the coding sequence ATGTCCCGCcgtctctccctcctcctcgtcttctccaTCCTCTTCCCCGCCACGCTCCTCGCCCAACCCCCAACGCCGCCGCAGCAGTGCCCGCTGAACTTCACCGCCCTGCGCCCCTTCCTCGCCCCGCCGCTCCCCTCCGACGACGCCTCCCGCTGCGCCTTCGCGCTCCAGTCCGTccggctcctcctctccctccacCTCGCCGCCACCGGGTCCTTCCtcatcccctcctcctcctcctgcctcccgCCGCTCCGCGACGCGCTCCCCTTTCCGCTCCCTCCGCCCGATGCCTGCGGCCTCGCGGGCATCGACGCGCTCCTCTCCGCTCCTGGATGCGCCAACATCTCCACGCGAGCGGATTTCGATGCCCGAGTGCCTGCCTCCGCCCGCAGGGACATCAACGCCAGCTGCTACCGCGAGCTCGGCGCCGTTCCGGTCTGCACCACCTGCACGACCTCGCTCAGCAAGACGGCCGCAGCCTACCTCCTACCTGGATCCCCCGACGGCGGAAACAATGTCACCGGCTGCGTCCAGTACCCCTTCATATACACCGGCGCCGCGGCCAGCCTACGCGGCCCCGACGACCCGGACACAGCGGACTGCCTGTACCTCCTTAAGGCCAACTCTCAACCCTCCAAAGGGTCCGGCGCCCCTGCCTGGCTCTACGGCGTCGTCTTCGGATGTGTCGCCTTTGTACTGCTAGTTGCTGCCGCTGCTGGTTCGTGCTTCTTCGtgtggcgacgccggaggcgggctGCCGCTACCGCACTAGCCGCTGACAGCAGGAGCAAGCGCTCGCATGCAATGGAGTCCATCACCGCCAGCACCACCCTGCTCAAGTTCACCTACGACGACATCAAGATGGCCACGGGGAGCTTCGCTAGAGACAGCATCATCGGCCGCGGTGGTTTCGGGAATGTGTACAAGGGGGTGCTCCCCGATGGCGCAGAGGTGGCAGTGAAGCGTTTCAAGAACTGCTCGGCGGCCGGGGATGCGGCGTTCGCAcatgaggtggaggtggtggccagCGTGCGCCATGTCAACCTGGTCGCGCTCCGTGGGTACTgtatcgccgccacgcagagagagGGGCACCAGCGGATGATTGTGTGCGACCTCATGCATAATGGCAGCCTCCACGACCACCTCTTCGGCGCCGGGGAGTGCCTGATGGCGTGGCCAGTGAGGCAGAGGATTGCCATTGGAATGGCACGGGGGCTGTCCTACCTGCACCGTGGCACACAGCCAGCCATCATTCACAGGGATATCAAGGCAAGCAACATTTTGCTTGATGACGATTTTGAGGCGAAGGTGGCTGATTTTGGATTGGCCAAGTTTGCGCCAGAAGGGATGACACATGTGAGCACACGGGTTGCTGGCACAATGGGCTATGTCGCTCCAGAGTATGCCCTCTATGGCCAGTTAACTGAGAAGAGTGATGTCTACAGCTTCGGAGTTGTGCTTCTTGAGCTTATGAGTGGGAAGAGAGCATTCATGTCTCTCAGTGAGGGAGAGAGCTTCGTGCTTGCTGATTGGGCTTGGTCATTGGTGCGGAGGGGAAAGACGCTGGATGTGATCCAGGAAGGAATGGCTGAACCTGGTCCTACTAAGGTCATGGAGAAGTATGTGCTTGTCGCAGCACTCTGCACACATCCGCAGCTGCATGCCAGGCCAACGATGGAGCAAGTGGTGAAGATACTAGAAGCAGATTCAGCACCAGGGCCTTTAATCATTCCGGACAGGCCTCTCCCTGTTGTTGCAAACCTGGCCGATATTGAGAGGTCAGTGAGCAGCAGCACCGGCTCAGGTCAGCTGTTCAGTCCCTCTGGCTTCCGGTCTTTTATTCATAGAGACGAGGATGCTACACCGGAATCTCCAAAGGAAACATAA